In Candidatus Hydrogenedentota bacterium, a genomic segment contains:
- the queC gene encoding 7-cyano-7-deazaguanine synthase QueC, translating to MNLTAIETPAVVLLSGGMDSSTLLHHVAKNSHHRPLHAISFHYGQRHARELECARWQALAAGVDRHQVFDVSFLGELVRGGTALVEGGDEVPDLVDLPESEREQPPTYVPNRNMMLLSMAAAYAEAHGTVDVYYGAQAQDQYGYWDCTVEFLERINRVLALNRRTTVLIYAPFAAMRKVELLRLGLDLGVDYSHTWSCYRGGEKACGTCPTCVERLNAFRDIGAADPLEYETVP from the coding sequence ATGAACCTGACTGCTATCGAAACGCCGGCCGTTGTCCTGTTGAGCGGCGGGATGGACTCGTCGACCCTGCTTCACCACGTCGCAAAGAACTCTCATCATCGTCCGCTCCATGCGATTTCGTTTCATTACGGTCAACGGCACGCGCGGGAACTCGAGTGCGCCCGCTGGCAGGCGCTTGCGGCAGGGGTTGACCGCCACCAGGTGTTCGACGTGTCTTTCCTGGGCGAGCTTGTGAGGGGCGGCACGGCGCTGGTAGAGGGCGGCGATGAAGTCCCCGACCTCGTGGACCTGCCTGAGTCCGAAAGGGAGCAGCCGCCCACGTACGTGCCGAACCGCAACATGATGCTGTTGTCGATGGCGGCGGCCTATGCCGAAGCCCATGGCACGGTGGACGTGTATTACGGCGCTCAGGCACAGGACCAATATGGCTACTGGGACTGCACCGTCGAGTTTCTCGAACGGATAAACCGCGTGCTGGCACTGAACAGGCGCACGACGGTGTTGATATATGCACCGTTCGCGGCCATGCGGAAGGTGGAATTGCTGCGGCTCGGCCTCGACCTGGGCGTCGACTACTCGCACACGTGGAGCTGCTACCGCGGCGGAGAAAAGGCCTGCGGGACCTGCCCAACCTGCGTCGAGCGGCTGAACGCCTTCCGTGACATTGGCGCCGCCGACCCCCTCGAATACGAAACGGTCCCGTAA
- a CDS encoding HDOD domain-containing protein, with amino-acid sequence MKLSSKDPSKKPIGELLVEAGLIRPEHIEEALQKQRREGGKMVEILIGLGRLQTNEFVRFLARQGGVPSIDLAHYEIPVQIIGLVQRDFVIKNEAIPIDKLGRLLTVAMVCPLDSDTIQELETMTQSKVKPLLCSPEAIRMAIQRYYPAPGMAGLFKRDATRPNVEGLEGALSLRNATRLVREIESLPALPDTVRRVRESAADATASVKEVGKIISTDPAVTAKILSVANSAAYGFCHRVDSVSHAVSLLGLRETYALVLSMAIADIMRGAKGFNYKRFWQNAVTCAAAARLLAEQHGRKDNNGVFSAGLLHNLGELALAHVAPGAYSQIPPNLYGQALIEAEQKAIGIAHPEAGYELALHWELPQHLAEPIRFHHAPEQATRYVDIVSLIAIAVLMVHASMSDESQDDSVFEGHKDVLARAGLELERAKAAYRAFLTKRGELSAEVFTA; translated from the coding sequence ATGAAACTATCTTCTAAAGACCCTTCGAAAAAGCCTATCGGGGAATTGCTTGTCGAAGCAGGCCTGATAAGACCCGAACACATCGAGGAAGCCCTCCAGAAACAGCGGCGCGAGGGCGGCAAGATGGTCGAGATCCTTATTGGCCTTGGCAGGCTTCAAACGAATGAATTTGTGCGGTTTCTCGCACGGCAGGGGGGCGTTCCCAGCATCGACCTCGCGCATTACGAGATCCCCGTCCAAATCATCGGGCTGGTACAGCGGGATTTCGTCATAAAGAACGAGGCCATTCCCATCGACAAGCTGGGCAGGTTGCTGACCGTGGCCATGGTGTGCCCGCTCGACTCGGATACGATCCAGGAATTGGAGACGATGACCCAGAGCAAGGTCAAACCGCTCTTGTGCTCGCCCGAGGCCATACGCATGGCCATTCAACGGTACTATCCTGCCCCGGGGATGGCGGGACTGTTCAAGCGGGATGCCACCCGGCCCAATGTCGAGGGACTCGAAGGGGCTTTGAGCCTCCGAAACGCCACGCGGCTCGTTCGGGAAATCGAATCGTTGCCGGCGTTGCCCGACACCGTGCGGCGGGTGCGCGAATCCGCGGCCGACGCCACGGCCTCCGTCAAGGAAGTGGGGAAAATCATTTCCACGGATCCCGCCGTTACGGCGAAGATTCTCAGCGTGGCCAATTCCGCCGCCTATGGTTTTTGCCACCGGGTCGACAGCGTCTCGCATGCTGTCTCGCTGCTCGGTCTGCGGGAGACCTATGCGTTGGTGCTTTCCATGGCCATCGCGGACATCATGAGAGGCGCGAAAGGCTTCAATTACAAGCGGTTCTGGCAAAATGCGGTGACCTGCGCGGCTGCGGCGCGGCTTCTGGCCGAACAACACGGCCGGAAGGACAACAACGGCGTGTTCTCGGCAGGATTACTCCATAATCTCGGGGAACTCGCGCTGGCCCACGTCGCTCCGGGCGCCTATTCGCAGATTCCCCCCAATTTATACGGCCAAGCGTTGATCGAGGCAGAACAAAAGGCGATAGGCATTGCCCATCCGGAAGCGGGATACGAGCTGGCCCTGCATTGGGAACTGCCCCAGCATCTTGCGGAACCTATCCGGTTCCATCATGCGCCGGAACAGGCAACGAGATATGTCGACATCGTGTCGTTGATTGCCATCGCAGTGTTAATGGTGCATGCCTCGATGTCTGACGAGTCCCAGGACGACAGCGTATTCGAAGGACACAAAGATGTTCTTGCCCGGGCCGGGCTCGAATTGGAACGTGCCAAAGCCGCGTATCGCGCGTTTCTGACGAAGCGGGGCGAACTCTCTGCCGAGGTGTTTACCGCGTGA
- a CDS encoding antibiotic biosynthesis monooxygenase: MLVVHVHVHVKPECVEAFKEASLENARHSVEEPGIARFDVIQQLDHPTHFVLVEVYRTEDGPARHKETAHYLKWRDAVAGMMAEPRQSTKYVNCYPGDAGW; this comes from the coding sequence ATGCTTGTCGTTCATGTCCATGTCCATGTGAAACCGGAGTGCGTGGAGGCGTTCAAAGAAGCTTCGCTCGAGAACGCGCGCCATAGTGTCGAGGAACCGGGAATCGCGCGGTTCGACGTGATTCAGCAACTCGACCACCCGACCCATTTTGTGCTCGTCGAGGTGTACCGCACCGAAGACGGCCCCGCGCGGCACAAGGAAACCGCGCATTACCTGAAATGGCGCGACGCCGTGGCCGGGATGATGGCCGAGCCGCGTCAGAGCACCAAGTATGTCAATTGCTACCCCGGCGACGCCGGCTGGTAA
- a CDS encoding glycosyl hydrolase, translated as MATLQQFMDAPREFSLIPFWFWNDELTEEEIKRQIDDFEAHGVYGFIPHARIGLPESIGFASEAWLHFTKVAVDYAAAKGMIVVLYDEGMYPSGSCAGKVVAENPRYATRSLERRPIDQPVTGDEELVAASGGVLYVNRRSNGHIRGVHYGEDDGEPGAPPSGDLLNPESTACFFRLALDSHYEALKEHFGKTVKAVFTDEPSVLGRGAIKDVKPWTWGFETFLSTYLGYDFLPHLEALWSDDHPDAGKYRQDFDRAVNARLEQTYYAPYSRWCEAHGVALTGHPAHPGDIGVSKYFQIPGQDIVWRYIEPFQDKSLEGEQSTMAKCSASAQRHYGRTRNANECFGAYGWEFTFEESQWITNWLLVRGVNLLMPHAFYYSVRDKRRDERPPDVGPNNTWWDRYKPYADYCRRMCWLIAQGAQVCDVAILGTATQLPWRAARVLFEHQRDFNYLDCDTLLNACTVDADAVRIRDMAYKALVVDGPGYLSAPVLAKLAPMIESGRVVAYTEPAPGVGVLAPDPGSLVARLSELAAPDVVVDPPQPGLRYHHVRDADADMYLFVNEAPEPVRATVSVRAAGRTREWWNPRTAEVLAGASGNSVEIPPYQGRVLRCS; from the coding sequence ATGGCAACGCTGCAACAATTCATGGACGCGCCGCGAGAGTTTTCACTGATCCCGTTCTGGTTCTGGAACGATGAACTCACCGAAGAGGAAATCAAGCGGCAAATAGACGATTTCGAGGCGCACGGCGTCTACGGATTCATCCCGCATGCGCGAATCGGGCTGCCCGAGTCCATCGGATTTGCCTCCGAAGCATGGCTTCACTTCACGAAAGTCGCGGTCGACTATGCCGCCGCCAAGGGCATGATCGTCGTCCTCTACGACGAGGGGATGTATCCGTCGGGCTCGTGCGCGGGGAAGGTCGTGGCCGAGAATCCGCGTTATGCCACGCGCAGTCTCGAGCGGCGCCCAATAGACCAGCCCGTCACTGGCGATGAGGAACTCGTGGCCGCCTCCGGCGGCGTGCTCTACGTGAACCGCCGCTCGAACGGCCACATTCGCGGGGTACATTACGGGGAAGACGACGGCGAACCCGGCGCGCCGCCCTCCGGCGACCTGTTGAACCCGGAATCGACCGCATGTTTCTTCCGGCTCGCACTCGATTCGCACTACGAGGCCCTCAAAGAACATTTCGGCAAGACGGTCAAGGCCGTTTTCACCGACGAGCCGTCCGTTCTCGGGCGCGGCGCCATCAAAGATGTTAAACCCTGGACCTGGGGCTTCGAAACGTTTCTGAGCACGTACCTCGGATACGATTTTCTGCCGCATCTGGAGGCGCTCTGGAGCGATGATCACCCCGATGCGGGAAAATACCGCCAGGACTTCGACCGCGCCGTCAATGCGCGGCTCGAACAAACCTATTACGCCCCTTACAGCCGCTGGTGTGAAGCGCACGGTGTGGCGCTCACGGGGCATCCAGCCCACCCCGGCGACATTGGCGTGTCGAAATACTTCCAAATCCCCGGCCAGGACATTGTGTGGCGCTATATCGAGCCGTTCCAGGACAAGTCCCTCGAAGGCGAGCAATCGACCATGGCAAAGTGCAGCGCGTCCGCCCAGCGCCACTACGGGCGCACGCGCAACGCTAACGAATGCTTCGGCGCCTACGGATGGGAGTTCACCTTCGAGGAAAGCCAGTGGATCACCAATTGGCTCCTCGTGCGCGGCGTCAATCTTCTCATGCCCCACGCCTTTTACTATTCCGTGCGCGATAAGCGGCGCGACGAACGCCCGCCGGATGTCGGACCGAACAACACCTGGTGGGACCGGTACAAGCCTTATGCCGACTACTGCCGCCGGATGTGCTGGCTCATCGCCCAAGGCGCCCAGGTGTGCGACGTGGCCATTCTGGGCACGGCCACGCAGTTGCCGTGGCGGGCCGCCCGCGTGTTGTTTGAACACCAGCGGGACTTCAACTATCTCGATTGCGACACGCTCCTCAATGCCTGCACCGTGGATGCCGACGCTGTCCGCATACGCGACATGGCCTACAAAGCCCTTGTCGTGGACGGCCCCGGGTATCTTAGCGCGCCGGTCCTGGCCAAACTCGCGCCGATGATCGAATCCGGGCGCGTCGTGGCATACACCGAGCCCGCGCCGGGGGTAGGGGTGCTCGCGCCGGATCCCGGCTCTCTCGTGGCGCGCCTGTCGGAACTGGCCGCGCCGGATGTCGTGGTCGACCCGCCTCAGCCGGGCTTGCGCTACCATCACGTGCGCGACGCCGACGCCGACATGTACCTCTTCGTCAACGAAGCGCCCGAACCTGTCCGCGCCACTGTTTCGGTACGCGCTGCCGGACGTACGCGCGAGTGGTGGAACCCCCGCACCGCCGAAGTGCTTGCCGGCGCTTCGGGAAACAGCGTCGAAATCCCCCCTTATCAGGGCCGCGTCCTGCGCTGCTCCTGA
- a CDS encoding glycoside hydrolase family 31 protein — MTQPISKTKRRGCWFRIMLFGVAFVALAVVLAWLYWFLPLCGMPFNVTRHGPPPVTPRWALECWLWEDDTNTADAVLELLEGYEEHDIPVRTVLIDSPWSTRYNDFQVDQARYPAPEVFFTGLQERGYRVVLWMTCMVNSENDDTAILDSSDWYGEARDNGYLAAGDFQAGWWKGKGGFIDYTNPEAVAWWRELQRPVLEWGIDGWKLDGTATFFFSRPFGVPFPYQKTYGGWMTTRGYMDHYYRDEYRNALTRELNPEFITLSRSLDGYFHTEGFAPMDASPVNWVGDQDHAWDLEHEGIQEALRDILRSARLGYNVIGSDVGGFGGSDIPPRLYIRWAQFSAFCGLFLNGGHGERALWKRSPEELEIIRQYAWLHTELVPFMHSFDLQRFGKPGEQGAAASGQVLMRPVKGKYQYMFGETFLVAPVYEDSFTRTVEIPGGRWRYLFDDNEVITGPAAITRDFPLDEFPVFVEDGAIFPLEVRRPYTGFGDRDSEGFLTWCIWPSDDSAHYCFMHDETRSTRVTVSGFDKDGVEIVLEGEAHPHILRVHWAEPKPSEIRLNDRVLEENGAWRYEPRDQKLLLKTSSPPALCEYRIAR; from the coding sequence ATGACCCAGCCGATATCGAAGACGAAACGCAGGGGCTGTTGGTTCCGGATTATGCTGTTTGGCGTTGCGTTTGTTGCGCTCGCCGTTGTCCTTGCTTGGTTGTATTGGTTTCTGCCGTTGTGCGGCATGCCGTTTAATGTGACCCGCCACGGGCCGCCTCCCGTCACCCCGAGATGGGCCCTGGAATGCTGGCTGTGGGAGGACGATACCAACACCGCGGACGCCGTCCTCGAACTGCTCGAAGGTTACGAAGAACACGATATCCCCGTGCGCACCGTCCTGATTGACAGCCCCTGGAGCACCCGCTACAACGATTTCCAGGTTGACCAGGCCCGATATCCTGCCCCTGAGGTGTTCTTCACCGGCTTGCAGGAGCGCGGGTACCGCGTGGTCCTGTGGATGACTTGCATGGTCAATAGCGAGAACGACGACACGGCCATCCTCGACTCGTCGGACTGGTATGGGGAGGCCCGCGACAACGGGTACCTTGCGGCGGGTGACTTCCAGGCGGGGTGGTGGAAAGGCAAGGGCGGGTTTATCGATTACACCAATCCTGAAGCCGTGGCGTGGTGGCGCGAACTGCAGCGCCCCGTCCTCGAATGGGGCATAGACGGCTGGAAACTGGACGGCACGGCCACGTTCTTCTTTTCGCGGCCGTTCGGGGTGCCGTTTCCCTATCAGAAGACCTACGGGGGCTGGATGACTACCCGCGGGTACATGGACCATTATTACCGCGACGAGTACCGCAACGCCCTGACGCGGGAATTGAACCCGGAGTTCATTACGCTCTCGCGCTCGCTCGACGGCTACTTCCACACGGAGGGATTCGCCCCTATGGATGCCTCGCCGGTCAACTGGGTCGGGGACCAGGACCACGCGTGGGACCTCGAACACGAGGGCATTCAGGAAGCTCTGCGCGACATCTTGCGCAGCGCCAGGCTCGGATACAACGTCATTGGGTCGGATGTCGGCGGTTTCGGGGGCTCGGACATCCCCCCGCGCTTATACATCCGGTGGGCGCAGTTCTCGGCGTTTTGCGGCCTGTTCTTGAACGGCGGCCACGGCGAACGCGCCCTGTGGAAACGCAGCCCCGAGGAGCTCGAAATCATCCGGCAATATGCCTGGCTGCACACAGAGCTGGTCCCGTTCATGCACTCGTTCGATTTGCAGCGCTTCGGGAAGCCGGGCGAACAGGGTGCAGCCGCTTCCGGCCAGGTATTGATGCGGCCCGTCAAAGGCAAATACCAGTACATGTTCGGCGAGACCTTTCTCGTGGCGCCTGTCTACGAAGATTCGTTCACGCGGACCGTGGAAATCCCGGGAGGCCGGTGGCGCTATCTGTTTGACGACAACGAAGTGATTACAGGCCCCGCGGCCATCACTCGCGATTTCCCGCTTGATGAGTTTCCGGTGTTCGTCGAGGATGGGGCGATATTTCCGCTTGAGGTGCGCCGGCCCTACACGGGTTTCGGCGACCGCGATTCCGAAGGGTTTCTGACGTGGTGCATCTGGCCCTCCGACGACAGCGCGCATTACTGTTTCATGCATGACGAGACCCGCTCCACTCGGGTGACTGTCTCCGGGTTTGACAAGGACGGCGTGGAAATCGTACTTGAAGGAGAAGCCCACCCGCATATCCTGCGGGTGCATTGGGCGGAGCCAAAACCCTCGGAAATTCGGCTCAACGACCGCGTTTTGGAGGAGAACGGCGCTTGGCGCTAC
- a CDS encoding prolyl oligopeptidase family serine peptidase has protein sequence MLFELAILLSAQCAAANEGFLTSRIRAESGFDGAVTVVTEGEQKNFSYVIVEIPYRDIHGKPKKGQARLVVDRGAMADGKRLPAFCHVHYEKSVNDATVWCKRDWAVLTAHYGEPASGGYPLELCTGDSYNLAKAMIQWVRRQPFIDRSRLHLEGGSAGGYMTLAMSAEMFPVTCAVAEAPVVNWSYNLAYFEANKAAAKWPQEDLAQSPLPVVCAVTMLVDWSVNTFQKPIQDEVWYYLSPIAYWDQITNPVMVVVATGDMLVPIEQVSSTYVRPYEPKAFPEGYTRDFQALTPIEAARVTLEECIPGDEWSSATMPLQDKSYEITLDYFLKKSEPPEGPQEQDRPWSKDKQWSIVLCEEGPPVPFATHMRYKWSTSPDTFADYYRETIPSPDILSAAKLARLLLRYMGVDDFRVSIGQENTTANRCNFERLEQLDVVTGLLDYAAMGPDHAKRLGDYYRVAVAHPFGDEADIAVLTSIRNRLLAELNLEEQP, from the coding sequence ATGCTGTTTGAACTGGCGATACTTCTGTCCGCGCAGTGCGCGGCCGCGAATGAGGGGTTCCTGACAAGCCGGATACGGGCAGAGTCCGGGTTTGACGGCGCGGTAACGGTCGTCACGGAAGGCGAGCAAAAAAACTTCAGCTACGTAATCGTCGAAATTCCCTACCGCGACATCCACGGCAAGCCCAAGAAAGGGCAGGCCCGGCTCGTGGTCGACCGCGGGGCCATGGCTGACGGGAAACGGCTGCCCGCCTTCTGTCATGTCCACTACGAGAAGAGCGTGAACGACGCAACCGTCTGGTGCAAGCGGGATTGGGCCGTTCTCACGGCGCATTATGGCGAGCCGGCCAGCGGGGGGTACCCCCTCGAGCTGTGCACGGGCGACAGCTACAATCTCGCCAAGGCGATGATCCAGTGGGTGCGGAGGCAGCCATTTATCGACCGATCGCGCCTTCACCTCGAAGGCGGGAGCGCCGGAGGCTACATGACCCTCGCCATGAGCGCCGAGATGTTTCCCGTCACCTGCGCCGTCGCGGAAGCGCCCGTGGTCAACTGGTCCTACAACCTCGCCTACTTCGAGGCCAACAAGGCCGCCGCCAAATGGCCTCAGGAGGACCTCGCCCAGTCGCCGTTGCCCGTTGTGTGCGCGGTTACCATGCTCGTGGACTGGTCGGTGAACACATTTCAGAAGCCCATACAGGACGAGGTCTGGTATTACCTCAGCCCCATCGCGTACTGGGACCAGATTACGAACCCGGTGATGGTTGTCGTTGCCACGGGCGACATGCTCGTGCCCATCGAGCAGGTCAGCAGCACGTACGTGCGCCCGTACGAGCCCAAGGCCTTTCCCGAGGGATACACGCGGGACTTCCAGGCGCTCACACCCATCGAGGCCGCGCGCGTTACGTTGGAGGAATGTATCCCTGGCGATGAGTGGAGCTCGGCAACCATGCCGCTCCAGGACAAGAGCTATGAAATCACCCTCGACTACTTCCTGAAGAAATCGGAGCCTCCCGAGGGCCCCCAAGAACAGGATCGGCCGTGGTCGAAAGACAAACAATGGTCGATCGTGCTCTGCGAGGAAGGTCCGCCCGTCCCCTTCGCGACGCATATGCGCTACAAATGGAGCACATCCCCGGACACCTTCGCGGACTATTATCGCGAGACTATCCCTTCGCCCGACATTCTGAGCGCCGCCAAGCTTGCCCGTCTGCTCCTGCGGTATATGGGTGTCGACGATTTCCGCGTGTCCATCGGCCAGGAGAACACCACGGCCAACCGCTGCAATTTCGAGCGCCTCGAACAACTCGACGTCGTCACGGGATTGCTCGACTATGCGGCCATGGGCCCGGACCATGCCAAGCGGCTCGGAGACTACTACCGAGTTGCGGTGGCGCATCCTTTCGGAGACGAGGCGGACATTGCGGTACTCACGAGCATTCGTAACCGGTTGCTGGCCGAACTGAACCTGGAGGAACAACCATGA
- the trxB gene encoding thioredoxin-disulfide reductase, which produces MERVVIIGSGPAAFTAAIYAGRANLQPLVFEGELSKEILPGGQLMTTTEVENFPGFPDGVSGPQIMDLFKKQAQRFGANVVSKTVTAAALNKRPFKVFSGDEAWETEAVIIATGATAKYLGLESEEKFMNRGVSACATCDGALPRFRGKPVVVVGGGDTAIEEALFLANFASRVHVIHRRDKLRASKIMGERAMANPRITIEWNSVVDEVLGDDSNGVTAVRVRDVHSGETRDIQAAGYFSAIGHEPNTGLFRGVLDMDAVGYLKVEPGTSKTNVAGVFAAGDVADPVYRQAITAAGSGCKAALDCARWLETQHA; this is translated from the coding sequence ATGGAACGGGTTGTCATCATCGGTTCCGGGCCGGCAGCATTTACGGCCGCGATTTACGCCGGGCGAGCCAATCTTCAGCCGCTTGTGTTCGAAGGAGAACTGAGCAAGGAAATCCTGCCCGGCGGACAACTCATGACCACCACCGAGGTTGAGAATTTCCCCGGGTTTCCTGACGGCGTGAGCGGACCCCAAATCATGGATCTGTTCAAGAAGCAAGCGCAACGCTTCGGGGCCAACGTGGTTTCCAAGACGGTTACGGCGGCCGCTCTGAACAAGAGGCCCTTCAAGGTCTTCTCGGGCGATGAAGCATGGGAGACCGAAGCTGTCATTATCGCCACTGGGGCGACCGCCAAATACCTCGGGCTCGAATCCGAAGAGAAGTTCATGAACCGCGGCGTATCGGCTTGCGCCACCTGCGACGGCGCGCTCCCGCGGTTCCGCGGCAAACCCGTCGTCGTTGTGGGCGGCGGCGACACGGCCATAGAGGAAGCCCTTTTCCTCGCCAACTTCGCCAGCCGCGTGCATGTCATCCACCGGCGCGACAAGCTCCGCGCCAGCAAGATCATGGGCGAGCGCGCCATGGCCAACCCCAGAATCACCATCGAATGGAACAGCGTGGTCGACGAGGTCCTCGGCGACGACTCCAACGGTGTCACCGCCGTCCGTGTCAGGGATGTGCATTCGGGCGAGACGCGCGACATCCAGGCCGCCGGATACTTCTCCGCCATCGGCCACGAACCCAACACGGGCCTGTTCCGGGGCGTCCTCGATATGGATGCGGTTGGCTATCTCAAGGTCGAGCCGGGCACTTCGAAGACCAATGTCGCAGGGGTCTTTGCGGCGGGCGATGTGGCGGATCCCGTTTACCGGCAGGCGATCACCGCTGCCGGCTCGGGCTGCAAAGCGGCCCTGGACTGCGCCCGCTGGCTCGAAACTCAACACGCCTAG